A single genomic interval of Lacrimispora sphenoides JCM 1415 harbors:
- a CDS encoding DUF3881 family protein, with translation MHKFLRTIGFSQYQKDKEIEKLLDELCEDLSGLKRIQIDEESNLCELRREVAPGMGIAVFGEMNREGKFQRSYYYPYLKSNDMTSEVSCSIQRHTERETYAGLLDEFKVGISLIFYIDNSFECRERIIDHHPLDTKDVCLSGLAVSGKVLLPIQKTEIQRENARVAAMDRNTLLEAAKNGDEDAMETLTIEDIDLYSQASRRVMKEDLYSIIDSCFMPCGVECDQYSIIGEIIKIDEKKNQITKEEVYDFTLECSDLIFHVGIAKKDLVGTPEIGRRFKGQIWMQGIVNFTEPVE, from the coding sequence ATGCATAAATTCTTGAGAACCATTGGTTTCAGCCAATATCAAAAAGACAAAGAAATAGAAAAATTATTGGATGAGCTCTGTGAAGATTTGTCCGGCCTGAAACGGATTCAGATTGATGAGGAATCCAATCTCTGTGAGCTTCGCAGGGAAGTGGCTCCAGGTATGGGGATTGCTGTCTTTGGAGAAATGAACCGGGAAGGTAAATTTCAAAGAAGCTATTATTATCCATATTTGAAAAGTAATGATATGACATCAGAAGTATCCTGTTCCATCCAGCGTCACACGGAGCGGGAAACTTACGCCGGCCTTTTGGATGAATTTAAGGTGGGGATTTCCCTCATATTCTATATAGACAATTCCTTTGAGTGCAGGGAACGGATCATTGATCATCATCCTTTGGATACAAAGGATGTTTGTCTTTCCGGTCTTGCAGTAAGTGGTAAGGTCCTTCTTCCCATTCAGAAAACAGAGATTCAGAGGGAAAATGCCAGAGTGGCGGCAATGGACCGTAATACGCTTTTAGAAGCGGCTAAGAACGGTGATGAAGATGCGATGGAGACTCTTACCATTGAAGATATAGATTTATATTCCCAGGCTTCCAGAAGGGTGATGAAGGAGGATCTGTATTCCATCATTGATTCCTGTTTTATGCCCTGCGGTGTGGAATGTGACCAGTACTCCATTATTGGAGAGATCATAAAGATAGATGAGAAGAAAAATCAGATCACCAAGGAAGAGGTTTATGATTTCACTTTAGAATGCAGCGACCTTATATTCCACGTAGGAATTGCGAAAAAAGATTTGGTGGGAACTCCGGAGATCGGGCGCAGGTTTAAGGGACAAATATGGATGCAGGGCATCGTAAATTTTACAGAGCCTGTAGAATAA